A DNA window from Gemmatimonadaceae bacterium contains the following coding sequences:
- a CDS encoding arylesterase yields the protein MFAGTSLTAGLGLEPDSAYPMLIQRKIDSAGLPFQVVNAGVSGETSSGLIDRLDWLLRGTFDVFVIETGANDGLRGIPASTLKTNLETAFDRIKSKRPESTIVLVQMEALPNLGAKYTSAFHAVFPAVAKEKGAILLPFLLDGVAGRRGLNQGDGVHPNNAGERIVAANVWRGLEPILAARAGKQAAASPGR from the coding sequence GTGTTCGCCGGAACGAGCCTGACCGCCGGCCTTGGACTCGAGCCGGACAGCGCCTATCCGATGCTCATTCAGCGCAAGATCGATTCGGCGGGGCTTCCGTTTCAGGTCGTCAACGCCGGGGTGAGTGGCGAGACATCGTCGGGCCTGATCGACCGGCTCGACTGGCTGCTGCGCGGGACGTTCGACGTCTTCGTGATCGAGACTGGCGCCAACGACGGACTTCGTGGGATTCCGGCGTCGACGCTGAAGACAAACCTCGAGACGGCGTTCGACCGGATCAAATCCAAGCGGCCAGAGTCGACGATCGTGCTCGTCCAGATGGAGGCGCTTCCGAATCTGGGTGCCAAATACACGTCCGCGTTTCACGCCGTGTTTCCAGCGGTAGCCAAGGAAAAGGGAGCGATCCTCCTCCCGTTTTTGCTGGACGGAGTGGCGGGGCGCCGCGGTCTCAACCAGGGCGACGGCGTGCATCCAAACAACGCGGGGGAGCGGATCGTGGCGGCCAATGTTTGGCGCGGCCTGGAGCCGATTCTCGCGGCTCGCGCCGGGAAACAGGCGGCCGCATCGCCCGGTCGTTGA
- a CDS encoding aminotransferase class V-fold PLP-dependent enzyme, whose protein sequence is MPTSRRSFVSSMIGAGVSLPVMRQSAFRQLFTAEPIAAGRPAANVAEDETYWREIQRAFDLDRTMVNLNNGGCSPAPTHVLEQMIRDLRFSNELPVDHMWRVLEPRIESVRRDLAADFGCDPEEMAITRNASEANEIMIFGLDLQRGDEVIFTTQNYPRMQTSWRQRERRDGIVLKRVKIETPVKSTKSYVDQIAAAITPRTKVIEVMHISFMTGYIAPVKEIIELARPKGIQVFVDGAHAFAHFPFTRDELGADYYGTSLHKWLHAPIGTGFLYVRRDKIKSLWPLMAASVEQDADIRKYEEIGTHPAANHNAVAVAIAFNRGIGIDRKIARLRYLRDRWAKQLLAASGRVKMITEIGPTKSGAIGVCGIDGMDMGKLGGWLLSKHNIVTTPMVNDEFSGMRITPNVYTTVDEVDLFADRVIKAIRQGVA, encoded by the coding sequence ATGCCTACATCCCGCCGCAGCTTCGTCTCTTCGATGATCGGCGCCGGCGTGTCGCTCCCCGTCATGCGCCAGTCCGCGTTCCGCCAGCTGTTCACCGCCGAGCCCATCGCCGCGGGACGGCCCGCCGCGAACGTGGCCGAGGACGAGACCTACTGGCGCGAGATCCAGCGCGCGTTCGATCTCGACCGCACGATGGTGAACTTGAACAACGGCGGGTGCAGCCCTGCCCCGACCCACGTGCTCGAGCAGATGATTCGAGACCTCAGGTTCTCAAATGAGCTGCCCGTCGATCACATGTGGCGGGTGCTCGAGCCGAGGATCGAGTCGGTCCGACGCGACCTGGCGGCGGATTTTGGCTGCGACCCCGAGGAGATGGCGATCACGCGCAACGCGTCCGAGGCGAACGAGATCATGATCTTCGGTCTCGACCTGCAGCGCGGCGACGAGGTGATCTTCACGACGCAGAACTATCCGCGTATGCAGACGTCGTGGCGCCAGCGCGAACGGCGCGACGGCATAGTTCTCAAGCGGGTGAAGATCGAAACGCCGGTCAAGAGCACGAAGTCGTACGTCGACCAGATTGCCGCCGCGATCACGCCGCGCACCAAGGTGATCGAGGTGATGCACATCAGCTTCATGACCGGCTATATCGCGCCGGTCAAGGAGATTATCGAGCTCGCCCGGCCGAAGGGAATCCAAGTCTTCGTGGACGGTGCGCATGCGTTCGCGCACTTCCCCTTCACGCGCGACGAGCTCGGCGCCGACTACTACGGCACGAGTCTCCACAAGTGGCTGCACGCTCCGATCGGCACCGGTTTTCTGTATGTGCGTCGCGACAAGATCAAATCGCTCTGGCCCCTCATGGCCGCGTCGGTCGAGCAGGACGCCGACATCCGCAAGTACGAGGAGATCGGGACCCATCCGGCGGCGAACCACAACGCGGTCGCGGTGGCGATCGCCTTCAACCGCGGGATCGGCATCGACCGCAAGATCGCGCGGCTGCGCTATCTCCGAGACCGGTGGGCGAAGCAACTCCTCGCGGCGAGCGGCCGCGTGAAGATGATCACCGAGATCGGCCCCACGAAGAGCGGCGCGATCGGCGTCTGCGGCATCGACGGCATGGACATGGGCAAGCTCGGCGGATGGCTGCTGTCGAAACACAACATCGTGACGACGCCGATGGTGAACGACGAGTTCTCCGGCATGCGGATCACGCCGAATGTCTACACGACGGTGGACGAGGTCGATCTGTTCGCGGATCGGGTGATCAAGGCGATCAGGCAGGGAGTGGCGTAG
- a CDS encoding ABC transporter ATP-binding protein has translation MLLARDLTKEYRSGDNKLAVLRDVSFSIPQGSFVAIVGPSGSGKTTLLGLLAGLDTPTRGQVLLDDADLTALSEDGRAKLRGKKVGFVFQSFQLISTLTALENVQVPLELRGESGAADRARELLRRVGLGDRLHHFPMQLSGGEQQRVAIARAFSNAPRILFADEPTGNLDSDTGGRIVELLEALNRESNATVVLVTHDHALASRAQRIIRLSDGRVISDSAAERAA, from the coding sequence ATGCTCCTTGCCCGGGACCTCACCAAAGAATATCGCAGCGGCGACAACAAGTTGGCCGTGCTTCGCGACGTGTCGTTCAGCATCCCTCAAGGCTCCTTCGTCGCGATCGTCGGGCCCTCGGGAAGCGGCAAGACGACGTTGCTCGGCCTGCTCGCCGGACTTGATACACCGACGCGCGGGCAGGTGCTCCTCGACGACGCCGACCTGACCGCGCTCAGCGAAGACGGCCGCGCCAAGCTCCGCGGGAAAAAGGTCGGGTTCGTCTTTCAGAGCTTTCAGCTGATCTCCACGCTCACCGCGCTCGAGAACGTGCAGGTGCCGCTCGAGCTGCGCGGCGAATCCGGCGCGGCCGACCGCGCTCGCGAGCTCCTGCGCCGCGTCGGGCTCGGCGACCGACTCCATCATTTTCCGATGCAGCTCTCCGGCGGCGAGCAGCAGCGCGTCGCGATCGCGCGGGCGTTTTCGAACGCACCACGCATCCTGTTCGCCGACGAGCCGACCGGAAACCTCGACAGCGATACGGGCGGACGGATCGTCGAGCTCCTCGAGGCGCTCAACCGTGAGTCCAACGCGACCGTCGTCCTCGTAACGCACGACCACGCGCTCGCCTCGCGCGCGCAACGAATCATCCGTTTGAGCGACGGCCGCGTCATCTCGGATTCGGCCGCGGAGCGGGCCGCGTAA
- the efp gene encoding elongation factor P: protein MAIPATQIRRGMVLVFDGDPCRVIEFRHHTPGNLRAMVQAKLKNLRTGSSFEHRFRAADSIDPASMETHDLEFLYQGGDTYHFMNVENYDQLEMDEETLGDNAQWMQPNMKIQAEYYDGRPVGIKLPNSLVLEVVDTAPVMKTATKTASTKPAKLENGVTINVPEFVGTGDRVKVNPATGEYQERAK, encoded by the coding sequence ATGGCAATACCGGCTACGCAAATCCGGCGCGGCATGGTCCTCGTGTTCGACGGCGATCCGTGCCGCGTCATAGAATTCCGCCACCACACCCCGGGCAACCTTCGCGCGATGGTGCAGGCGAAGCTCAAGAACCTGCGCACGGGTTCGAGCTTCGAGCATCGCTTCCGCGCGGCGGACTCGATCGACCCGGCGTCGATGGAGACGCACGACCTGGAGTTCCTCTATCAGGGCGGCGACACGTATCACTTCATGAACGTCGAGAACTACGACCAGCTGGAGATGGACGAAGAGACGCTAGGCGACAACGCGCAGTGGATGCAGCCGAACATGAAGATCCAGGCCGAGTACTATGATGGACGGCCGGTTGGCATCAAGCTGCCGAACTCGCTCGTGCTCGAGGTCGTCGACACGGCGCCCGTGATGAAGACGGCGACGAAGACGGCCTCGACGAAGCCGGCCAAGCTGGAGAACGGCGTCACGATCAACGTGCCCGAGTTCGTCGGCACGGGCGACAGGGTGAAGGTGAATCCGGCCACGGGTGAGTATCAGGAGCGGGCGAAGTAG
- a CDS encoding PadR family transcriptional regulator: MTTRLDLLQGTLDLLILRTLVAEQRHGWAISERIQELSKDVLRVNQGSLYPALHRLEQQGWIESEWDVSELGRRARYYRLTPAGRKQLERERDQWTQFSAAVGRVLRLA; the protein is encoded by the coding sequence ATGACCACGCGCCTCGACCTATTGCAAGGCACGCTCGACCTTCTCATCCTCCGCACGCTCGTCGCCGAACAGCGTCACGGGTGGGCCATTTCCGAGCGGATCCAGGAGCTCTCCAAGGACGTGCTCCGGGTCAATCAGGGCTCATTGTATCCCGCGCTCCACCGGCTCGAGCAACAGGGGTGGATCGAGTCCGAGTGGGACGTCTCGGAGCTCGGTCGGCGCGCTCGCTACTACCGGCTCACGCCCGCCGGACGGAAGCAGCTCGAGCGTGAACGCGACCAGTGGACCCAGTTCTCGGCCGCGGTCGGCCGAGTTTTGCGGCTGGCGTGA